The segment AGAAATACGCTCGAACTTCGTGAACTGCTGGTTAGCGAAGCGTATTACGATCGCATTAAATCGATATCCGACCTCGAAGTCTTGAGCGAACCAGGCCCAATGAGCTTCGACGATGAGGGCATGTTGAAGTCCGTCTGAGTCTGCCTATGACCTGCTGCGACTCCAGAAAGGTCACTTAATTGAGCTCATGATTGCCATCCTGCTGTTGGCGGAGTAGTCGAGCCTCTTTTTCGAGCATTTTCTTTTTGGCTTCCAGCACTACCAGCCGAGTCTTCAATCGGCGGCGGACGACTGTGAAATCGATCAACGCCAGTAGAATCATCGCCATAGCAATCACGATGACGACCATCCATATGCAAATGTAGATTGCTGGATGAGCCTGTCGGTCTATCGATTGTCCTAAGACAATGAGCCCCCCGACAACGGCCATCAGACTGGAAGTCGTTACTCTTCGGCGATACTGCCAGCGCTGTGAACGAAGTTCTGTTTTATCGACATTAGGCACGGCGGACTCTCGTTGCCAGACCCGAATGTGAGTGATCACCAGGCCGAGACCCAACAAAGCCACCACAATGCCCACGATTAGAAACGCCATCAACTTATCCTTTGTATCATCTTTTCGTCGCAGTTCTGTTTCAGGAATTACGACTCAAGCAGTTTCGATCTCAGAGTTGTCGGCCCGTTCTCTTTACATCAAGTATGCGCCTACTCGTTGGCGACTTCAACCTTTTCCAAAACAGATTATTGATTTGGTATGATCACTCTGTTTCTGAGGATTCAGTCCGGGGCGGACGTGGACCGGGAAATTGATGGTAGGTGCAGGCGATGTTTCCATTATAAAGTTTACGGCGTCTTCCCGCAGACGAACCCACCAACTGCTCGAAGTCCGAATGGGGAGTAATCACGTATTTGGACCAGGTATCGAGTTCAGAGAAAATTCGACCCATCTGGCGATAAATCTCCTCGGCTTCTTCAACTTCTCCCGACCGAACTCCATACGGTGGGTTGGTGATGAGGCATCCGTATTTACGAGAGTTCGTGAAGTCTTCGAATTCCTGTTGTTGAAAATGAATGTCGTCAGCGACATTAGCTTCCTGCGCATGTAACCGTGACATCCCGAGAGCTCGCCGATCATTGTCGTATCCCTGCATGCGGGGCATGGCGATATCATGACGCTGAGCATTCACTGCCGCTGACCTGGCGTCGGTCCATTTTTTCCGATCAATGATTGGCCACCGTTCCGCCGCAAAAGATCGTCCCAATCCCGGAGCGATATTCCGACCAATCCATGCAGCCTCAATCAGGATCGTCCCTGTTCCACAGAATGGATCGACCAGTAATCGTTCGGCATTCCAGTAGCTCAATTGTACCAAACCAGCCGCTAGAGTCTCTTTA is part of the Polystyrenella longa genome and harbors:
- a CDS encoding unc-93 family MFS transporter, with product MAFLIVGIVVALLGLGLVITHIRVWQRESAVPNVDKTELRSQRWQYRRRVTTSSLMAVVGGLIVLGQSIDRQAHPAIYICIWMVVIVIAMAMILLALIDFTVVRRRLKTRLVVLEAKKKMLEKEARLLRQQQDGNHELN
- a CDS encoding THUMP domain-containing class I SAM-dependent RNA methyltransferase, producing the protein MSQSSVDLIVLSTFGLEAVVGRELKALGYSDFQTQDGRITFTADLDAICKTNLWLRSADRVLIKMGQFKAFDFGELFDRTTDLPWEKWLPANAEFPVRGKSIKSELHSVPTCQSIVKKAIVKRLQQAYRKDWFPEDGPTYAIEVAIRNDEVILSLDTSGAGLHKRGYRKSMGPSPLKETLAAGLVQLSYWNAERLLVDPFCGTGTILIEAAWIGRNIAPGLGRSFAAERWPIIDRKKWTDARSAAVNAQRHDIAMPRMQGYDNDRRALGMSRLHAQEANVADDIHFQQQEFEDFTNSRKYGCLITNPPYGVRSGEVEEAEEIYRQMGRIFSELDTWSKYVITPHSDFEQLVGSSAGRRRKLYNGNIACTYHQFPGPRPPRTESSETE